The following DNA comes from Arcobacter cloacae.
AGTTTTTTAATACTTTAAAAATACAATTACAAGAGTATTTTGAGAAAAAAAGAACAACATTTGAAATTCCTTTACAATTAGTTGGTTCATCTTTTCAAGTAAAATGTTGGAAAGAGTTATTAAATATTCCTTATGGAAAAACTATTTCAACTAAAGACTTAGCTATAAAAATGAATGATGTAAAAATAGAAAAAGCTATATTTAATGCTTGTTGTCAAAATATGATAGAGATTTTAGTACCTTCTCATAGAGTATTAATAAATGATGAATTAAAAACAAAAATAGAAGGCATAGAAAAAAAAGAGTTTTTATTAAAGTTAGAAAAGAATGATTAATAAAACAATTTTTAGACAATACGATATTAGAGGTGTTGTAAATGAAGATTTAACAGCTGAAAACTCAAAACTTATTGGGTATTTTTTAGGTTTAACAATAAAAGAGAAAATCAAAACTACTCCATATATAGTTGTAGGTTACGATGTAAGAACTCACTCTAATATGTTGTTTGAAGCTTTGATTTCAGGTCTTAATTTGGCAAATTGTAAAGTTTTGAATATTGGACTTGTGGCAACGGGTGTTAACTATTTTGCCTCTTTTCAAGAGTTTATGATAAATGAAGAGATTATAAAACCAACTGCTTCTGTTATGATAACAGGAAGCCACAATGCAAAAAAATATAATGGATTTAAAATCACAATAAACAATGAGCCATTTTTTGGTGATGAACTTCTAGCTTTATATGAAAGAATTAGCAAAAATCAAAATATAGAGATTCCACTAAATTTAGATTTTATAAAAATTGATGCAAAAAAACTATACATAGATTTTATGATAAATCAATTTTCACATCTAAAGAACTTCCAAATACCATTTATTGTAGATTGTGGAAATGGTGTTGCAAATACAGTTTTATGTGATATTTTAGATGAACTAAATCTAAATTATAAAGGTTTACACCTAACTCCTGATGGAGAATTTCCAAATCATCATCCAGACCCAACAAATGAAAAAAATCTTGAAGATATAAAAGCTTTATTAAAAGATAAGTGTAATTTAGGTTTTGCTTATGATGGAGATGCGGATAGAATTGCTGTTTTAACCCAAAAATACAATATCAAAGGGGATATGTTAGCCCTACTTTTTTCAAAAACTATGAAAAATCCAGTAATTATTGGAGAAGTTACCTATTCGCAAAATATTTTCGATGAATTAAATCACCAAGCAAAAACTATTATGAATAAAACTGGTTATTCAAATTTAAGATTAAAACTAAAAGAGTTAGATGCTGATTTAGCAGCAGAAGTTTCAGGACATATCTTTTTTAACGATAGATATTATGGTTATGATGATGCTATTTATGCAACTTTTAGAGTATTGGAGCTTTTATACAAAAATATTGATTTAGATTTTGAGTTAGATAAGCTTCCAAAAGTTTACACAAGTGAAAATATAGAAATTGAAGTAGAAGAAAAAAACAAATTTCTAATCATAAAAAAAATAGAAGAAAAATTAACTCAACCCCAAAGAGGTTTTCCAATTATCAAAGATATTATAAAAATCGATGGACTTAGAATAAATTTTGAATATGGTTGGGCGTTAATTCGTGCATCAAATACAAATGCTCTGATTATGACAAAATATGAAGCCACAACTTACGCAACAGCCATGAGTTATAAAAATGCAGTTGAAAATATTTTAAATGAGGTAATAAATGAAATTAATAGCACTACAAACTAAAACAACACAAAATTTTCAAAAAAATTTAAATCATTTAAAGGATTTAATAAATTCTTGTGAAAAAGATTCGCTCATACTTGCACCAGAACTAACTCTAAGCGAATTTTCCTATGATAGAATGAAAGAGGCTTCAGATTTTTCCATAAAAGCCATAGAAGAGCTAAAAGCATTAAGTGAAGATAAAATCATAGCTTTAACCTTTATTACAAAAAAAGAAAACAAATTTTTCAACACTTTATACATCTTCCACAACTTACAAATTATTCACACCCAATCAAAAGTAAAACTATTTCCTCTTGGAAATGAACTTGAATATTTTAGCGCGGGAAATGAAGAAGATATAAAAATTATAGAAATAAATGGTATAAAAATTGCTACTTTAATATGTTTTGAACTAAGATTTCCACAACTTTGGGAAAAAGTAAAAGGTGCTGATATTATTTTAAATCCTGCAATGTGGGGAGCAAAAAGAAAAGACCACTATGAATCAATCTCAAAAGCTCTAGCTTTAGTAAATCAATGTTTTGTAATAGCAAGTAATTGTGCAAATGATAATATGGCAAAAGGAAGTGCAATAATAAGTCCATTTGGAAACGTAACAAAAGATGATTCAAAAGAGAAAATTGAAGTTTTATTTGATAAAGATGAGATAAAAAAAGTTAGAACTTATATAGATATTGGATTAAATAAAGTAGATTAAAAGTAGATAATTTCAATCTACTTTTAACGAATTTCTTATTTCCTCTAAAGGAACACCACTTTTTTTAGCTAAAAGTGCTAACTTTGTAATTCTTCTAATATGAGAAGGAATTACCTTGTAAGTTGTAAAAGTTGTTGCTTTTACACCTATTTCTTCTGCAAATTTTCCTTGAGAAGAAAAACCTATTTCTTTAATTATTCTTTTAAATTCTTTCTTTTCCAATGTCTTTTCATTCTCATTAAATTTTTTTGAAATTATAGTTATATACAACTAAATAAAATATTAAACAATCCCCAAAAAACAAGCAAAACATAGTGAAATTTGACAAAAAAATGATTTTTAAGTAGAATACCCAACTTTTTAAAAGAAAAAACAAAGGAGAAACCATTGAGATTAAGAAATATTTTACTTATTCTACTATTTATTTCTAATGTTTTTGCATCAGATTTTGATATTAAAAACTTAACACCACAAGAGATAGAGATTCTAAAAGAGATAAAAAGAGAAGGTCAAGAACACGGTCTTAGTTATTCACTAATGGCTATTGCAATTAAAGAATCAGGACTTGGAAAATACATGATAAATGTAGATTCGAAAGATTTTGGTTTATATCAAGCAAATATTAAAACCGTAATTAATAGACACAATGCAAAAGATACTTCATGGAATAGAAACTTATTTGCTACAAAATTAATTTCAGACTTTCAATTTGCAACAAAAAATGCAATTGATGAATTAGTTTATTGGCAAAAAATTCACAAAAATGACTGGACAAAAGTTTGGAGCAGTTATAATGGTGGATGGAAATATAATTCTAAAGAAGCAAAAGAGTATTCAAAACAAATAGCTGCAATTATCAGAGAACTAAAAAAAATCGAAGTATAACTTATTTAACTAGGATTTTCCTAGTTATCCCAATATCTTTCTAAGCAACTTACATTTCTTTTTTCATACATATATTCTAAAACTAATCCGTCCATACTAAATAAATTGATAATCATTCTTAATATTAATAAAAAATTAAGTTTTCTTACACTAATATTTCAATAATGATTATCAATATAAAGGATATAGTATGTTTGATTGTTTAATAGTTCAAAATAAAAAAGATTTAGTAAGACCAACTGGTTGCACTTGTTAAAAAAGGATTGAAAATGAGTATATTAATAATAGGTGGAGACCAAATATCACAAATCTCTTCAATGCTTACACAATTAGGTGCAAAAACAATAAATCATTGGGATGCAAGAAAAAAATCATCAGCTCCAAAGAAGAAAGTTCCACAAGATACAGATT
Coding sequences within:
- a CDS encoding methylated-DNA--[protein]-cysteine S-methyltransferase; translation: MREYKTQTKETIITTTFSTPLGEMFAAASQKGIVILTFFTPFNIEAKIQTLKTTLDSDIVPGNCEFFNTLKIQLQEYFEKKRTTFEIPLQLVGSSFQVKCWKELLNIPYGKTISTKDLAIKMNDVKIEKAIFNACCQNMIEILVPSHRVLINDELKTKIEGIEKKEFLLKLEKND
- a CDS encoding phosphomannomutase/phosphoglucomutase — protein: MINKTIFRQYDIRGVVNEDLTAENSKLIGYFLGLTIKEKIKTTPYIVVGYDVRTHSNMLFEALISGLNLANCKVLNIGLVATGVNYFASFQEFMINEEIIKPTASVMITGSHNAKKYNGFKITINNEPFFGDELLALYERISKNQNIEIPLNLDFIKIDAKKLYIDFMINQFSHLKNFQIPFIVDCGNGVANTVLCDILDELNLNYKGLHLTPDGEFPNHHPDPTNEKNLEDIKALLKDKCNLGFAYDGDADRIAVLTQKYNIKGDMLALLFSKTMKNPVIIGEVTYSQNIFDELNHQAKTIMNKTGYSNLRLKLKELDADLAAEVSGHIFFNDRYYGYDDAIYATFRVLELLYKNIDLDFELDKLPKVYTSENIEIEVEEKNKFLIIKKIEEKLTQPQRGFPIIKDIIKIDGLRINFEYGWALIRASNTNALIMTKYEATTYATAMSYKNAVENILNEVINEINSTTN
- a CDS encoding carbon-nitrogen hydrolase family protein, which codes for MKLIALQTKTTQNFQKNLNHLKDLINSCEKDSLILAPELTLSEFSYDRMKEASDFSIKAIEELKALSEDKIIALTFITKKENKFFNTLYIFHNLQIIHTQSKVKLFPLGNELEYFSAGNEEDIKIIEINGIKIATLICFELRFPQLWEKVKGADIILNPAMWGAKRKDHYESISKALALVNQCFVIASNCANDNMAKGSAIISPFGNVTKDDSKEKIEVLFDKDEIKKVRTYIDIGLNKVD
- a CDS encoding transglycosylase SLT domain-containing protein, with protein sequence MRLRNILLILLFISNVFASDFDIKNLTPQEIEILKEIKREGQEHGLSYSLMAIAIKESGLGKYMINVDSKDFGLYQANIKTVINRHNAKDTSWNRNLFATKLISDFQFATKNAIDELVYWQKIHKNDWTKVWSSYNGGWKYNSKEAKEYSKQIAAIIRELKKIEV